The DNA segment TCCCGCCCCGGGGCGGGAGGAGAGCAAGGCCGGGCCGCTGCTGGGGTGCACTGGCCAGCAGCGGCCCGGACTTCCGGCTCGGCCGGCGGACCTCGCCCGATGACTTCGAGGCGGCGATCGCGGAACCAGGAAAACAGAGATGAGACGCCGCCCTGCCGCGGACGAGGGGGCGCGACGCCGCTGAAGGCGCTGCCTACCGCGGCCACCTGCGTTTCCTGCATGACGGTCATGACTCTTGATCCAGCCTGTTGCTTCGGCATTGCGCCGTCGGCAGCGGTCCGGGCTTTCACAGAACTCACGGGCCGTCACGGACCGCTTCTCGGCTGCCGTGAGAAGGCTTCGGATCGTGCGGTGTCTCTTCGCCGGGCGGAGAGTGCGCGGGCAGCTCCCACCGGACCTCGTCGCCGTCGTGATGGTGGCGCCAGACGGTCACGAGACGGGCGCGGACCAGCTGGTCGAGGAGATCCTCCAGCTGCGGAGGCGACTGCCCGCACTGGCGGGCGAGAGCATCGACCTCACCCCCGCCCGCCCCGGCGGTGCTGTGAGCGGCCAGGACGAGTGCGGTCAGCCGCAGAGCGGAGGGCAGGGCGGGCGAGACGGCCAGCGGGGCGGGGGACAGGGCCCATTGGGCGGCGCGGATGCGCGCGGTGCGTCCGGGATCCTGATGGAGGACGGCGGCATCGAGCAATTGCGCCTGGATGGGGGAGTATCTGCGTCTGGAGCGGTGCAGCCAGTCGGCGTGCTCCAGCTCGAGCCACAGTTCTACGCGGCCGTGCAGCCGCATGCCGCGCAGGAACCCGTGGGGCAGACGGACCTGCCCGCGGCGGTCGGCGCGCAGCGCGCACTGCAGGGCCAGCAGCCGGGCGGCGGGGGAGGAGAAGCGGGGCAGGGCCGTGGCGAGGTAGGTGAGCATTTCGCGTACGCGCTGCTGTTCGGCTGGGCCGAACGCAGGCGTGGTGCGCGCAGAGCGCGACATGCCGGCGGTCTGCCGGGCGCGGCGGGTGCCGGGCAGGGTGGGCGGTACGACGGCGGTGTGGCTCATCGCCGCCGCGCAGGCGGCGCAGGCATCGGCCAGCCGCCACACGCGGCCGCTGCGGTCGCAGGTCAGGGCGAGCAGGACGGGTCCCGCGCAGCCGCGGTGGCGGGGGTGCCAGTGGCAGCCCCGCGTCCGGCACTGGCAGGTGCGCAGGTGTCCGGGCAGCGCGTCGGCGCGGGCGTGGCGGGCCAGATGGGTGAGGGCGGCCGAGCGGGCGGAGCCGGCCGGCAGGACGGGGCTGTGTGTGCAGCGGGGGCAGGTCAGGGCCGGTCCGCCCGTCTGCGGGCGCAGGTGCACTGTCCAGATGCGCTGCACCGTGGCGTGTGTGCTGGCAAGCCGCATCGGCTCGTTGTCCCTCCGGTCTGGTCCGCGCCGGCCTCGTGCGGCGGTCTCCCGGTACGGGCACGCGGGAGCCGCCCGCACCGTAGTGCAGATCTCTGCACCCGTGCAGCGTGAGCGCCCGACGCGCTCACCTGCGCTGATAGTGCAGAAATCCGCACTGACAGGGCAGGTGTCTGCACCGTCGGATGGTGGGGTGACGATCTTGCCGCCCGACCCGGACCGCGACGCCCTGCGTGTGACGCTGGCGCGGCTGAGGAACGAACGCGGGTGGACCTTCGACGAACTCGCCGACCGCAGCGGCCTGGCCCGGCGCACACTGATCGACCTCGAACACGGCCGCGCCGCCGGCACCGTCACCACCTGGCACGCCCTCGCGCACGCCCTCGATGTCCCCATCGAGCAGCTGCTCGGCCCGCTCTGCGGCAACCACACCCCACCCGGACCCAAGGGCGCCTGACTCCGGTCGAGCCCTGCCTGGCACGCCACGCAAATCACCCGAACCGGCGAACACGCATGAAACACACACTCGCTGAATCGTGTTGCTGTTCGATAGCGCTGGGCCGCCCGGGGGACTGTCCGCCCGCCAGCCCCGCCCTCGGGGCGTGTCGCCTGGCACGGTCCTCGCCATGCACCCCAACACCCTCTCCACTGGCTGTCCCTGGGACGGCAGCCCCCGCACCGCACTGGCGCGCCGTCCGCTGCGGGTGGCCGCCACCAGCCCCAGCCGCCTGCTGCGCGCCGGCCAGAGCGGCCGCTGCCGGCACTGCGGCAACCGCATCGACCTCTACCCGCGTGCCGACGGGCAGCCCATCGCCCTGCATCCCGCCGAACTGGTCACCGCCCACGTCCCCGCCGCCTGCCACTGGCACCTGAGTTCCGGCATCGCCCACCCGCACAGCGACGGCAGCGCCTGGTGCCGCATTCCGCATGCCGTGCTCTGCCCGCAGCGCACGCCCGTCTGCCGGATCAGCCCACCCCTCACGTCGGTGCGCCGCCAACTCGCCGTACGAACCCGCCGCCTGATCGACACCGGTGTCTTCACCACTCCCACGGCTGCTCCCACCAGTGCAGAGCCTGACGGTCCCGGCCGCCCGGTCGTGCGGATGCTGCTGGGCCACTACCTCGCCGACGGCCCCGTGGAGGCCATCCGCTGCGTAGCCCAGACGAGCCACCGACACCGCTGCTCCCGTCCTGTCCTGGCCCCGGACTCCCCGCCCGGATCCTGGAGGCTGCTGCCCATCGGCCCCCAGCGCGGCCAACTCGCCCTGCCCGAGCAGACGACGGCCGTCTACGACCTCAGCCAACTGCCCCATGCCGAACAACGGCGCTGGCGCATGCAGCGCTGCCCCGCGCATGCCACCACCCACGGCGCCGCCGACCTGGCCCTGGCCGGATGGCAGGTCGTCGATCCGCTCCTGCACGCGCAGCACCTGCGTACCGGTCTGCCGTACCCGCCGGCACACGGCAGCGGGGAGAGGTGACGATGCCGCACCACGCCCTGGAAATCCTCCTGACCCGACCCCTGGCCCCGGCCGAACTCCGCGACGCCGCCCGCGTGCTGCCGCTCGCGACCAACCACGACACCACCCGCCTCATGACCCTCGTACGCGCCAAAACCCCCGGCCGCGCCGCACACCGGCTGCGCCAGCGCCTCGCCACTCGGCTCCCCGTGGACGTGATCACCACTCACTACCCGGACGCCGACGGGCAGGTCCTGCTCAACCTCGCCTTCCCGCCCGCCGTCCAGGCCACGATCCGCCAGGCCGCCCAGGAAGCGGGGCAGAGCCCGGAACTCTTCGTGAAGCTGGCCCTGCACCGTGCACTGGCCCAGCACGCCAGCGACGAGGCCGACCGGCTCGACCGGGCCGTGCAGCACCTGCTCGCCCACACCACGGCCGCACACCTCCTGGCAGCCGTCGGACACGCCCTGACCCGTACCCCCGGAGCAGCCTCCGCATGAACCCGACCGATGAACAGACGGCCGCGGCCGACGCCTTCCATGCCGGCCAGCACCTCGCCCTGCAGGCCGGCGCGGGTACCGGCAAAACCACCACGCTGACCCTGCTCGCCCGCATCACCAAACGCCGTGGCCGCTACCTCGCCTACAACCGGGCCATTGCCCAGGACGCACGCGCCCGCTTCCCCGACACCGTGCAGTGCAAGACCGCCCACGCCCTCGCCTACGCCGCCGTCGGCCACCGGTACACCCGCCGTCTGAACGCCCCCCGCCGCCCGGCCTGGCAGACCGGGCAGGCCCTCGGTATCACCAAGGCGATCCGCATCGGTGAACGTGACCTCTCACAAAAGACTCTCTCCAACGCCACGCTGCGCACCGTGGCCGGCTTCTGCCACACCGCCGATGAGACGATCACCCGCCATCACGTCCCCCGCCTGCGCGGCCTGGAGGACAAAGACCCGCACACCCAACTCGCCGCCCACATCGTGCCGTTCGCCGAGAAGGCCTGGGCCGACCTGCAGCACCCCGACGACGGGGCCGTGCGCTTCGACCACGACCACTACCTGAAGATCTGGGCTCTCAGCCGGCCGAAGATCGACGCCGACTTCCTGCTGCTGGACGAGGCCCAGGACACCAACCCCGTCGTCGAGCAGATCTTCCTCGATCAGCGCGGCCACGCCCAGCTGGTGATGGTCGGCGACTCCGCCCAGGCCATCTACGACTGGCGCGGCGCCAAAGACGTCATGACCGGCTTCGACGGCGCCCAGCTCGTCCTGTCGCAGTCCTTCCGTTTCGGTCCCTATCTGGCCCAGGAGGCCAACCGCTGGCTGGCCATCGCGCAGGCCCCGATCCGCCTGACCGGCGCCCCCGAGGTGTCCACCGAACTCGGGCACCTCGTCCGGCCCGACGCTGTGCTGTGCCGCACCAACGTCGGCGCCATGGCCCACGTCATGGACCTGCTGGCCGCCGGACACCGGGTGGGGCTGGCCGGGGGAGGGGACAGCCTGCGTGCCCTGGCCCTGGCCGCTCGCGACCTCAAGGAGGGCCGCCGCACCTCCCACCCCGAGCTGGTGCTGTTCCCCTCCTGGGGCGAACTACAGGACTACGCCGCCCACGACCCAGCCGGACGTGACCTGCAACCGCTGGTCGACCTCGTCGACACCCATGGCACCGACGCCATCCTGGCCGCCCTCGCTCACCTCACGCCAGAGCAACAGGCCGAGGTGACCGTGTCAACCGCCCACAAGGCCAAAGGCCGTGAATGGCCCTGCGTGAAGATCGCCGACGACTTCACCCCGCCGAAGGACACCGACCAGCACGACGACACCGGCCGCCCCGTCCCCGGACCGATCAGCGACAGCGAAGCCCGGCTCGCCTATGTCGCCGTCACCCGCGCTCGCCGGCGCCTCGACCTCGGCGGCCTCTCCTGGATCCACGAGCACCCCGACGGCACCCCGCCCAGCTAGGGGCCGCCCTCAGCGATCATGGGACGGTGGGTCACGATGAGGCGGTTCACCGTCATGAAGCCACCAGCCAAGAGCGGAAGCCGTTCACTCCACCGACACCGAGGACCGTGACAGGCAGACGCAGTCGGCGGGCCATTGACGGGGCGGTCCAAAGTACTCGGATCGGGACGCCGCAAGTCCACACAGCCGAAGGACGCGGTTGGCCAAAGCGCACGGCAGCGCCTCGGCTCGCCACGGAGAAAACAACGTCAACGACAGTCCGCGACCCCGCGTTGGCGGCCACGCCGAATGGGCTTTCATCGAAGATCGTCAGGCTTGGGCCTCTCGCGGCGGCCCTGCTCGGGTTCTCCGCTATCTGAAGCTTCTCCTGAGTGCGGTGACGGTTGTTCCCGGTGTCCGTTGCCCATCTGCGGCGTGGCCCGCCGTCTGGCTGAATTCCCTCCAGATACGGGGGTGTTCGGGTGTGACGGTCTGCCGCTCGCCGCGCATCCCCTGGACCAGGCAGTGGCCGCTTCGTTGGAGCCGCTGTTCGAGCCACTCCCGGGAGACAAGGAGGCTGTGGGCCGTGCCGGTTGGGCGGTCCCACGACAGGTACTGCACTTGGAGCCGCCCGTCGGTGTCGTACCAGAAGGGGTGGTCGGGGTCCCGTTGGAGTCCGCTGTCTCTCAGGAGCGGGTCATTGAGCAGCGTCACGGATACGGGTGCGTCGAGGGAGCAGTCGTAGCCTTGTGCACCCCAGCTGTAGGTCTGGGTGGTCGGGATAGCCGTTACGGGTTGCCCGGCGGGGTCTGCGGCGTGGTCGATCTGGGCTTGCGGCTGTGCGGCAAGGGTGCGCTCCAGCCAGGTGTCCTCGTCGTCGACGGGGCCGTCTGCCCACTGCTCTGCGAGGTCTGCCAGGGACTCGGTTCGCTTCGTTTCTCTCTTCTCCCTCCAGATGGCGAGGGCGTCGACGGGCTCGGCGGCAGCAGCTGGTGCGGGGGTTGTCTCCGGCGTGGCCAGGTCGTCGTCATCGACTGGACCATCGAGGCCATCCGGCCTGTCGGGGCCGGGGCCGGGTTCTTGGTCCGAGTACTGGAAGGTACTCACGTGCCAGGTATCGGGTTCAGGGTCCGTCCAGGGGCCGGGCACGGTGGGGAAATCGGCGAACAGGAGGCTGTGGCGGTCGGGTCCTTCGGGCATCAGCCGGTTCGTGAGGGAGCGGCCCTTGAGCCATGTGAGCAGACTGGTGAACTGGTCGTCGGAAACGGTCCAGCTCGTGACGCGGTGCCACTGCTCAGCCTGTCCATGGGTGATGCTCCAGCCTCGGCCGTCGTGGTCATCCGTGGCCTGTTCGTCGAGCACGACCCACTCCCTGCCCTGGCTGTCGGTCCGGACGGCCAGTTCCTCGAGACCGGGCAGGTTGTTCGGACGGCTGATCCACTCGTCGATCCCGTCGTCGTCCGGCAGTGCCGGGACAGGCGGTGCGAGAGGGTGCGCAGGGTCGGCGGGCGGAAAGGTTGCGTTGTCCGCTTCGCTGTGGCCGCTTGCGTCGTCGGCAGCGTCGAACGGGTGGCGGGCCGGAGGGAGGGAGGGATCGATGTCGAGCAGGGACAGCCGTGCCGCTCCCTCGTATTGGGCGGCGTCGTGCTCAGAGGTCCGGTGGGGGTGACGGTGGTTCGCCAGCCGCTCCACCAACTCGTGGAGGGCCATCCACTGGTACTTCTTGCCGATCCGTTCGCCCTTGTGGGACTGGCGGCCGCCGGACATGCGTCCACGGGTAGCGTCGAATTCGGCGAAGAGCTCGGGCGACCATCCAAGGTCGGCGACGCGGGCGAGCACCCACCTCGCGGCCCACGCAGCGTCCACCTCGGTTTCAGCGAGGCGTTCGTCGTCGGCGGGCGGCACCCGGCAGTCCCGCAGCAGCGCGTACTGGCCCCGGTCGAGGACCTGCTGCGCCTTCCACCCGGTGAGGAGCTGCGCGACCGCGGCCGACGTGCCCAGGGCAGGCCGGACGGACTCCGGGAGGCTTTCTGCGAAAGCCGGGATACGGTCGGTGTCCACCGAGACCGGATCATCGCGGCGCTGCCACGATGGCCGGCGGGGATAGCCGGACGCCAGAGGCAGCATGCTGAAGTGGTGGACGGTCGGACGGACTTCGTAGTCCGCGAAGTCTCCCAGCGATGACAGGGACGAGCGAATCGATCCCCACAGGGGCCTGTCTTCCTCCCGCCGTGGGAAGAGATCGTCAAGAGCCTCCTCCGCAGGGGCCTGACCGATGTCCGGGCAGGCATGCGGATGCCTGACCACCCCAGCTTCTTCGTCAGTGATGATCCTTGCGCCGTGCGCCATGGTGACAATGCGGGTCGCCGCATCGCACAGCAGCGCGTTCCTCGAGGCGTGCGCGGGCGAATCGGTATCACCGTAGACGTACTCGGTGATCCGCCGCGCAACCTGACCCAGGAGGCCGCGCTGCCACTCGCTCCCGCCACGCCGGGCCACCACCCCGTACGCGACCCACACCAGGCGCTCGAAGAGGTAGGGGTCGTCCACCTTCTCGGCGTCCTCGTGCAGGAATCTGTCCAGGAGAGACACGAGAACGTCCCCGTGCGACAGAAGCAGTTGCCCGAGGGCTT comes from the Streptomyces sp. NBC_00820 genome and includes:
- a CDS encoding helix-turn-helix transcriptional regulator encodes the protein MTILPPDPDRDALRVTLARLRNERGWTFDELADRSGLARRTLIDLEHGRAAGTVTTWHALAHALDVPIEQLLGPLCGNHTPPGPKGA
- a CDS encoding DUF6083 domain-containing protein — its product is MHPNTLSTGCPWDGSPRTALARRPLRVAATSPSRLLRAGQSGRCRHCGNRIDLYPRADGQPIALHPAELVTAHVPAACHWHLSSGIAHPHSDGSAWCRIPHAVLCPQRTPVCRISPPLTSVRRQLAVRTRRLIDTGVFTTPTAAPTSAEPDGPGRPVVRMLLGHYLADGPVEAIRCVAQTSHRHRCSRPVLAPDSPPGSWRLLPIGPQRGQLALPEQTTAVYDLSQLPHAEQRRWRMQRCPAHATTHGAADLALAGWQVVDPLLHAQHLRTGLPYPPAHGSGER
- a CDS encoding UvrD-helicase domain-containing protein is translated as MNPTDEQTAAADAFHAGQHLALQAGAGTGKTTTLTLLARITKRRGRYLAYNRAIAQDARARFPDTVQCKTAHALAYAAVGHRYTRRLNAPRRPAWQTGQALGITKAIRIGERDLSQKTLSNATLRTVAGFCHTADETITRHHVPRLRGLEDKDPHTQLAAHIVPFAEKAWADLQHPDDGAVRFDHDHYLKIWALSRPKIDADFLLLDEAQDTNPVVEQIFLDQRGHAQLVMVGDSAQAIYDWRGAKDVMTGFDGAQLVLSQSFRFGPYLAQEANRWLAIAQAPIRLTGAPEVSTELGHLVRPDAVLCRTNVGAMAHVMDLLAAGHRVGLAGGGDSLRALALAARDLKEGRRTSHPELVLFPSWGELQDYAAHDPAGRDLQPLVDLVDTHGTDAILAALAHLTPEQQAEVTVSTAHKAKGREWPCVKIADDFTPPKDTDQHDDTGRPVPGPISDSEARLAYVAVTRARRRLDLGGLSWIHEHPDGTPPS